In Rhodomicrobium lacus, the following proteins share a genomic window:
- a CDS encoding DEAD/DEAH box helicase produces MAFALRPYQAQLITDTRDALREVKSVLVQLPTGGGKTAIAAYMAGSAAKRRKRVVFGCHRRELIKQTMKTFQKVGIPFGVIAADFTPDPRQPIQIASIPTLAKRLDRYPAPDLYVPDEAHHAGAATWAEVIDSFARRGTKTVGLSATPERLDGTGLGRWFDTMVHGPSTAWLIENGFLSPYRLFAPGTIDVTGIKRMAGDFNKAALEERASTSAITGNAVEHYARFARGRRAMVFCVSIKHSMSVVERFQAAGFRAAHIDGKSENRDELIAAFETGQIQILCSVDLVSEGFDLPALECAILLRPTQSLALYLQQVGRALRTHPGKTEAIILDHAGNSLPREQGGRGHGLPDEDRIWSLEGRAAKKRASEADDEESVPTRQCPMCFRVHAPAPVCPNCGHSYPTTGRTIEELEGELQEIDRSSARVERAREQFKAKSLDELIALGKARGMKSPRGWAKHVFRARKQKTETRYVR; encoded by the coding sequence ATGGCATTTGCGCTTCGCCCCTACCAGGCCCAGCTGATCACGGACACGCGCGATGCTCTTCGCGAAGTGAAATCCGTGCTCGTGCAGCTGCCAACCGGCGGCGGCAAGACGGCCATCGCCGCCTATATGGCGGGTAGCGCGGCGAAGCGCAGAAAGCGCGTTGTGTTCGGGTGCCATCGCCGCGAACTCATCAAGCAGACGATGAAGACCTTTCAGAAGGTCGGCATCCCCTTCGGCGTCATCGCTGCCGATTTTACGCCGGATCCTCGTCAACCCATTCAGATCGCCAGCATCCCGACGCTCGCCAAGCGGCTCGACCGCTACCCGGCCCCTGATCTCTACGTGCCGGATGAAGCGCACCATGCCGGTGCCGCGACATGGGCCGAGGTCATCGACAGCTTCGCGCGCCGGGGAACGAAAACGGTCGGCCTGTCGGCTACCCCCGAACGCCTCGACGGCACCGGACTTGGCCGCTGGTTCGATACGATGGTCCACGGCCCCAGCACGGCCTGGCTCATCGAAAACGGCTTTTTGTCCCCTTATCGGCTCTTCGCTCCAGGCACCATCGACGTCACCGGCATCAAACGCATGGCTGGCGACTTCAACAAGGCTGCGCTTGAGGAACGGGCTTCGACCTCGGCTATTACCGGCAATGCGGTCGAGCATTACGCGCGGTTTGCGCGCGGCCGTCGCGCCATGGTGTTCTGCGTATCCATCAAGCACTCGATGAGCGTGGTGGAGCGCTTCCAGGCCGCCGGCTTCCGGGCCGCGCATATCGACGGCAAGTCCGAGAACCGCGACGAGCTGATCGCCGCTTTCGAGACCGGTCAGATTCAAATCCTGTGCTCGGTGGATCTCGTCTCGGAGGGTTTCGATCTGCCGGCGCTTGAATGCGCGATCCTTCTTCGCCCGACGCAGTCCCTGGCGCTCTACCTCCAACAGGTGGGCCGGGCGCTTCGCACGCACCCCGGAAAAACCGAGGCCATCATCCTCGACCATGCTGGCAACAGCCTGCCTCGCGAACAAGGCGGGCGCGGACACGGGCTGCCGGACGAGGACAGGATTTGGTCCCTCGAAGGGCGCGCTGCCAAGAAGCGGGCAAGCGAGGCCGACGACGAAGAGAGCGTTCCGACGCGGCAATGCCCGATGTGCTTTCGCGTTCATGCGCCCGCGCCCGTCTGCCCGAACTGCGGCCATTCCTACCCAACGACAGGGCGCACCATCGAAGAGTTGGAAGGCGAGCTACAGGAGATCGACCGATCGTCGGCGCGTGTCGAGCGCGCGCGCGAACAGTTCAAGGCGAAGAGCCTCGACGAGCTGATCGCGCTGGGGAAGGCGAGGGGCATGAAGAGCCCCCGCGGGTGGGCCAAACACGTGTTCCGGGCGCGCAAGCAAAAGACAGAAACTCGATACGTTCGCTAA
- a CDS encoding VRR-NUC domain-containing protein has product MSSTGTALMNRVLIALSAAGLTVWRNNTAVGWAGKSLSLRPGEIYRARGGERVVFNARPVRAGLCEGSSDIVGIEAVTITPDMVGRTVAIFHAWEVKDGSGRLSTPQRRFLDHVEDRGGVAAVVRSVDEALQAVFTRRR; this is encoded by the coding sequence ATGAGCTCCACCGGCACCGCGCTCATGAACCGCGTGCTGATCGCGTTATCGGCTGCGGGCCTCACCGTCTGGCGGAACAACACCGCTGTCGGGTGGGCGGGCAAATCCCTTTCGCTTCGCCCGGGCGAGATCTACCGCGCGCGGGGCGGCGAACGCGTCGTTTTCAACGCGCGCCCGGTCAGGGCAGGGCTATGCGAAGGCTCATCCGACATCGTCGGGATCGAGGCCGTCACGATCACGCCCGACATGGTCGGGCGGACGGTCGCGATCTTTCACGCCTGGGAAGTCAAGGACGGCTCTGGCCGTCTCTCCACGCCGCAGCGGCGTTTCCTCGACCATGTCGAGGATCGCGGCGGCGTGGCCGCTGTCGTGCGTTCGGTCGATGAGGCATTGCAAGCGGTCTTCACGAGGCGACGGTGA
- a CDS encoding toprim domain-containing protein → MNEADIKEAFLAAMRASGVHMDCASNRGGHPIADGVLHRADSTDKGGQKKRHVWYVLHVDEPPSGTFGHFKLGIQDNWTGGRSIKEMTPAERAAIKQRLDDARRQREEYAARMAVAAADVAARMMTKENSVPVKEHPYLAEKGLPAFPGARVLMRDVCYVIDPERGQETARKGTLIVPMYHTTEGNAKLVGVQMIWGDGKKLFVRGTPKQGAFHSVGKHRAPDAPIYLAEGYATAARIHQDTNDRAIACFDAGNLTPASLALKKKYPAARFIVMADNDRFTTQPLNNPGVHYAREAAEAIGAPIVIPQFEQGEDKATDFDDLYQIHGDGCIRAAIDALLNPSVKELPPPPDDMPFDGQFDAVAEDFSDDGVAPRPLGQDEGTYYYWVPGRGQVATIPGSGHTKSALLGIAPLSWWEMNYPAKSGCDWDAAANAMLRLCEREGVFDPSVKVGRGVIIDRERIVAHLGNRLLVDGKPHGLSLPGARWIYTKRPELCLGKAEPLDTATTREFEALLTRPSWTEPDMGRILAGWLTIAPICGALNWRSHIWLTAERGAGKSYIMEQIAASVLKGFAIEVQGNTTEPGIRRALRGDILPVLFDECEAKTEADKHRIGGVLALARQASSANGAPIIKAGGGQASAAFHVRSSFLFASIDKNGTQPADESRIITLSLRGTSPFDDDDDKRARAEHFAKLKADAERIITPAFGRGLFLRTLALVPTILQNAETFAAAIAKKTGSRRLGDTLAGPLAGWMSLHTTAVITPEVAMQRLDQWRWLGGAIARGKTDADHDAALTHLLQASLRLDGSKMRTVDELVATVLDGGQNSELPVETCSAVLNRHGLRVMTPEEQGGGAVLVVANSHAELERIFRAQPFNLGTLRQHPAARSWPQPVRFSGHGKVRALAIDLMAAGVVD, encoded by the coding sequence GTGAACGAAGCGGACATCAAGGAAGCCTTCCTCGCCGCGATGCGCGCGAGCGGCGTGCACATGGACTGCGCCTCGAACCGCGGTGGGCATCCGATTGCCGATGGCGTGCTGCATCGTGCCGACTCCACGGATAAGGGCGGCCAGAAGAAGAGGCACGTCTGGTACGTCCTGCATGTAGATGAGCCACCATCGGGCACGTTCGGACATTTCAAACTCGGCATTCAGGACAACTGGACCGGCGGGCGCAGCATCAAAGAGATGACCCCCGCCGAGCGCGCAGCCATCAAGCAGCGCCTTGATGATGCGAGACGCCAGCGCGAGGAATACGCGGCACGCATGGCGGTCGCCGCCGCCGATGTCGCCGCGCGCATGATGACGAAGGAGAACAGCGTCCCGGTCAAAGAGCACCCTTACCTCGCTGAGAAGGGGTTGCCTGCGTTTCCCGGTGCGCGCGTGCTCATGCGCGATGTGTGCTACGTGATCGATCCAGAACGCGGGCAGGAGACGGCGCGCAAGGGCACGCTTATCGTGCCGATGTACCACACGACCGAGGGCAACGCGAAGCTCGTCGGCGTGCAGATGATATGGGGTGACGGCAAGAAGCTGTTCGTTAGGGGGACGCCGAAGCAGGGTGCCTTTCATTCGGTCGGGAAACACCGCGCGCCCGATGCGCCGATCTACCTCGCCGAGGGCTACGCCACTGCCGCTCGCATCCATCAGGACACGAACGATCGGGCCATTGCGTGCTTCGACGCTGGGAACCTGACGCCCGCATCGCTCGCGCTGAAGAAGAAATATCCGGCGGCGCGCTTCATCGTCATGGCGGACAACGACCGCTTCACAACGCAGCCGCTGAACAATCCCGGCGTGCACTATGCCCGCGAGGCGGCCGAAGCCATCGGTGCGCCCATCGTGATCCCGCAGTTCGAGCAGGGCGAAGATAAAGCTACGGACTTCGATGACCTTTACCAGATCCATGGCGACGGGTGCATCCGCGCAGCCATCGACGCCCTGCTCAATCCTTCGGTCAAGGAACTCCCGCCGCCGCCCGACGACATGCCGTTCGATGGGCAGTTCGACGCGGTTGCGGAGGATTTCTCCGACGACGGCGTGGCGCCTCGCCCGCTCGGGCAAGATGAAGGCACGTATTACTACTGGGTGCCTGGGCGCGGGCAGGTGGCGACAATCCCAGGCTCAGGCCACACAAAATCCGCGCTCCTGGGCATCGCCCCGCTGTCGTGGTGGGAGATGAATTACCCGGCCAAGAGCGGGTGCGATTGGGACGCAGCGGCGAACGCCATGCTACGTCTGTGCGAGCGGGAAGGCGTCTTTGACCCATCCGTGAAGGTCGGACGGGGCGTGATAATCGACCGCGAGCGCATCGTTGCCCATCTCGGGAACCGCCTCCTCGTGGACGGGAAGCCGCACGGTCTGAGCCTGCCGGGAGCGCGCTGGATCTACACCAAGCGACCAGAACTTTGCCTAGGCAAGGCGGAACCGCTTGATACAGCCACCACGCGAGAGTTCGAGGCGCTACTGACGCGCCCATCATGGACTGAGCCCGACATGGGGCGGATCCTGGCTGGCTGGCTGACCATCGCCCCGATCTGCGGTGCGCTGAATTGGAGATCGCATATCTGGCTCACCGCGGAACGCGGGGCAGGCAAGTCCTACATCATGGAGCAGATCGCAGCCAGCGTGCTCAAGGGGTTTGCGATCGAGGTGCAAGGCAACACCACGGAACCGGGGATAAGACGCGCGCTGCGCGGCGACATTCTGCCCGTACTGTTCGATGAGTGCGAGGCAAAGACCGAGGCCGACAAGCACCGCATCGGAGGGGTTCTGGCGCTCGCGAGGCAGGCGTCGAGCGCGAACGGCGCGCCCATTATCAAAGCAGGTGGCGGGCAGGCATCAGCAGCATTTCACGTGCGCTCGTCGTTCCTGTTCGCCAGCATCGACAAAAACGGCACCCAGCCCGCCGACGAAAGCCGCATCATAACGCTATCCTTGCGCGGGACGAGCCCCTTCGATGACGATGATGACAAGCGCGCACGGGCAGAGCACTTCGCGAAGCTGAAGGCCGACGCCGAGCGGATCATTACACCAGCGTTCGGGCGCGGGCTGTTCCTGCGCACGCTCGCGCTCGTCCCAACGATACTCCAGAACGCCGAGACATTCGCCGCGGCTATTGCGAAGAAGACAGGGAGCCGCCGCCTCGGCGACACCTTGGCGGGGCCGCTCGCCGGATGGATGTCGCTACACACGACGGCCGTCATAACGCCTGAAGTGGCCATGCAGCGCCTCGATCAATGGCGGTGGCTGGGCGGCGCCATCGCGCGCGGCAAGACCGACGCGGATCACGACGCGGCCCTCACGCATCTTCTGCAGGCGTCGCTGCGGCTCGATGGGAGCAAGATGCGCACTGTCGATGAGTTGGTCGCGACCGTATTGGACGGAGGGCAGAACTCAGAGTTGCCCGTGGAGACATGCTCAGCGGTTCTGAACCGCCACGGGCTGCGGGTGATGACGCCCGAAGAGCAAGGCGGCGGCGCGGTCTTGGTCGTGGCGAACAGCCACGCCGAGCTTGAGCGGATTTTCCGTGCGCAACCGTTTAACCTCGGCACACTGCGCCAGCATCCGGCGGCGCGGTCATGGCCTCAACCCGTGCGTTTTAGTGGGCATGGGAAGGTTCGGGCGCTCGCTATCGATCTGATGGCGGCGGGGGTTGTAGATTAA
- a CDS encoding helix-turn-helix domain-containing protein — translation MKTLHIRIESLADFGKAFAGALDAVKAGERREVPYEAVSFASYDDMHTVLAPSRIAIVKALAGQGPLAIREVARRVGRDVQAVHRDITRLINAGVIERTSDGVCFNYDKLAFAYDVDVAA, via the coding sequence ATGAAGACGCTTCACATCAGAATCGAAAGCCTTGCCGACTTCGGGAAGGCGTTTGCCGGTGCGCTCGACGCGGTAAAAGCCGGCGAGCGACGCGAAGTGCCTTATGAAGCCGTGAGCTTCGCCAGCTACGACGATATGCACACGGTTCTTGCGCCATCCCGCATCGCCATCGTGAAGGCGCTTGCCGGGCAAGGCCCGCTCGCAATTCGCGAGGTGGCTCGACGCGTTGGCCGCGATGTTCAGGCCGTGCATCGCGACATCACAAGGCTCATCAACGCAGGCGTGATCGAGCGAACAAGCGATGGCGTGTGCTTCAATTACGACAAGCTGGCGTTTGCCTATGATGTCGACGTCGCGGCTTGA
- a CDS encoding DNA-methyltransferase, with translation MNLTTGAAKEKEHRDIIEALRERLARSRVQIGPHTLYNADCRLALAELGGFDAVITDPPYSSGGSTQAARNQAPSRKYRFTGTKKTDPDFGGDNRDQRSLTLWCSDWMAECLRATRQGGALMCFIDWRNLPAIIDACQVGGWVYRGIVPWDKTEAARPNKGWFRTQVEYIVTATAGPITRDSSAQGICQTGYIRTPVIAKDKHHITGKPVTLMQELLRTRDDWQNVLDPFMGSGTTGVACVKMGRIFTGIEFEPRYFDIACRRIEDAMSEQHAEVA, from the coding sequence ATGAACCTCACGACTGGCGCGGCGAAAGAGAAAGAGCACCGAGACATCATCGAAGCGCTGCGCGAGCGGCTCGCGCGTTCGCGCGTCCAGATCGGCCCGCACACCCTTTACAATGCGGACTGCCGGCTCGCGTTGGCGGAGTTGGGCGGGTTTGACGCGGTCATAACGGATCCGCCCTACTCAAGCGGAGGCTCCACACAGGCCGCGCGCAACCAGGCGCCGAGCAGAAAGTATCGCTTTACGGGGACGAAGAAGACCGATCCCGACTTCGGTGGCGATAACCGCGACCAGCGCTCGCTCACGCTTTGGTGCTCCGATTGGATGGCCGAGTGCCTGCGGGCAACCCGCCAGGGCGGCGCGCTCATGTGCTTTATCGATTGGCGGAACCTGCCGGCGATCATCGACGCCTGCCAGGTTGGAGGGTGGGTTTATCGGGGTATCGTCCCTTGGGACAAGACCGAGGCGGCGAGGCCGAACAAGGGGTGGTTCCGCACGCAGGTCGAATACATCGTGACCGCCACCGCGGGGCCGATCACGCGGGACTCCAGCGCGCAAGGGATCTGCCAGACGGGCTATATCCGCACCCCGGTGATCGCTAAAGACAAGCACCACATCACCGGGAAGCCGGTGACCTTGATGCAGGAGCTCCTGCGCACGCGGGACGACTGGCAGAACGTGCTCGATCCGTTCATGGGCTCGGGCACCACGGGCGTGGCGTGTGTGAAGATGGGGCGCATCTTCACCGGAATAGAGTTCGAGCCCCGATATTTCGACATCGCGTGCCGCCGCATCGAAGACGCGATGTCGGAGCAACATGCAGAAGTCGCGTAG
- a CDS encoding helix-turn-helix domain-containing protein, whose amino-acid sequence MMDIRPIRTAEDHAWALAEIARYFEDQPAPGTPEADRFDVLADLIDAYEARHFPIEAVEPIDLLRTHMEVTGKTQTDLAALLGSRARASEVLNRRRALTVDMIHKISTGWGIPADCLVRPYHLNAA is encoded by the coding sequence CTGATGGATATTCGACCGATCCGCACTGCTGAAGATCACGCATGGGCGCTCGCCGAGATCGCCCGTTACTTTGAAGATCAACCCGCGCCCGGAACACCGGAGGCGGATCGCTTCGATGTGCTGGCCGATCTGATCGATGCGTACGAGGCCCGGCACTTCCCGATCGAGGCGGTCGAGCCGATTGACCTGTTGCGGACGCACATGGAGGTGACCGGAAAAACGCAGACCGATCTGGCCGCGCTGCTCGGATCGCGCGCACGTGCATCGGAGGTGCTGAACCGCCGTCGGGCGCTGACCGTGGACATGATCCACAAGATCAGCACCGGTTGGGGCATCCCGGCAGACTGCCTCGTGCGGCCCTACCATCTGAACGCGGCTTAA